In Parasteatoda tepidariorum isolate YZ-2023 chromosome 2, CAS_Ptep_4.0, whole genome shotgun sequence, one DNA window encodes the following:
- the LOC107446039 gene encoding sulfotransferase 1E1 (The sequence of the model RefSeq protein was modified relative to this genomic sequence to represent the inferred CDS: added 18 bases not found in genome assembly) has translation MPNERIMFTTAYLSEREQFKSENCHFQKCIEGNSQKVITKVKKKILPEYQKTSCGFSIPKQFSLEAFNSALSYEPRPDDLFITTYPKCGATWVQNIVACIHQEGSPFSSALEFFNNAPFLEMSGAEAARIMKRPGAIKTHLPIDVIPWFSQAKYIYVARNPKDCCVSFYHHTKNFTGYKFKNGSFDDYFELFMKGEVDYGDYFDSLISWYERRNDPNVLFITYEQLKEDIKRNVLKIANFMGSEYKEMLEKNETMLKDVIKHSSFEFMKETLNQQISELARQTRKSDQDRTDLSVGLKKLLESEESFFDTDPNSISYVRKGIVGDWKNHFSPEQDKTLEKKFMERTKGTDIQNLWQDIFKQSSAE, from the exons atgcCAAACGAACGTATAATGTTCACGACTGCTTATCTTTCTGAGAGAGAACAATTTAAATCAGAGAACTGTCactttcagaaatgtattgaaGGAAATAG TCAAAAAGTAATCAcgaaagtgaaaaagaaaattctaccAGAATATCAAAAAACGTCATGTGGATTTTCGATTCCAAAACAGTTCTCTTTGGAGGCTTTCAATTCAGCACTCTCCTACGAGCCACGACCGGACGATCTTTTTATCACAACTTACCCAAAATGTGGTGCAACTTGGGTGCAAAACATCGTGGCCTGCATTCATCAAGAAGGTTCACCTTTTTCTTCAGCCCtggaattttttaacaatgcgCCTTTTCTGGAAATGTCAGGAGCTGAAGCGGCAAGGATAATGAAGCGACCCGGAGCCATCAAGACACATTTGCCTATCGACGTGATCCCATGGTTTTCGCAGGCAAAGTATATTTACGTTGCCAGAAACCCTAAA gATTGTTGTGTTTCGTTTTATCATCACACAAAAAACTTCACCGGCTATAAGTTCAAAAATGGCAGCTTCGATGATTATTTTGAACTGTTCATGAAAGGAGAAGTGGACTACGGAGACTATTTCGACAGTTTGATATCCTGGTATGAGCGCAGAAATGACCCAAATGTTTTGTTCATCACATATGAGCAACTGAAAGAAGATATAAagagaaatgttttgaaaattgcaaattttatggGATCTGAatataag GAAATGCTTGAGAAGAATGAAACTATGTTGAAAGATGTCATCAAGCACAGCAGTTTCGAATTTATGAAAGAAACACTGAATCAGCAAATTTCTGAGTTAGCCCGTCAGACACGGAAATCCGATCAGGATCGCACTGATTTATCAGTTGGATTAAAGAAACTGTTGGAATCGGAAGAGAGCTTCTTTGACACAGATCCGAATAGTATAAGTTATGTAAGAAAAG GAATTGTTGGTGATTGGAAGAACCATTTCTCACCGGAGCAAGACAAAACCTTGGAAAAGAAATTCATGGAGAGAACAAAAGGAACAGATATTCAAAATCTCTGGCAAGACATCTTTAAA